The following proteins are encoded in a genomic region of Microbacterium sp. NC79:
- a CDS encoding zinc-binding dehydrogenase — protein MRAHHWIATGPNGPADFRFVETGVREPGHGEVTITVQAAGVNPADLKHAARATSFPVPIGYEVAGTITALGEGTDIASGGGAIGDAVLAFRVQGGWSSIITVPADRVFARPASLTAIEAANLLLVGTTAAELLRVAAVEHGETVVVFGASGAVGTALLQIARARGIRVIGVCGEGRGNVITRFGGVAVERTSSAADLAQRIALAAGDPVAAVFDASGRDDDIATAVLSAGDRSRMVTIVGSDAARTAGFRTIAGSMPESAAYRDSVRADIIAMAAAGDVMVPVSETFVLRDAREAIALVACGRAGGKVALVPDSNDV, from the coding sequence ATGCGCGCACATCATTGGATTGCCACAGGCCCGAACGGCCCCGCTGACTTTCGGTTTGTCGAGACCGGGGTGCGTGAACCCGGCCATGGCGAGGTCACGATCACGGTACAGGCCGCAGGTGTCAACCCGGCCGACCTCAAGCATGCGGCAAGGGCGACATCATTTCCGGTGCCGATTGGGTATGAGGTCGCCGGAACCATCACTGCGCTTGGCGAAGGCACTGACATCGCGTCAGGTGGTGGAGCGATCGGAGACGCGGTGCTCGCCTTCCGCGTACAGGGTGGCTGGTCATCGATCATCACGGTGCCTGCCGACCGCGTCTTCGCGCGACCCGCGTCACTTACCGCCATTGAGGCCGCCAACCTTCTCCTGGTGGGGACGACGGCTGCCGAACTGCTTCGCGTGGCGGCGGTGGAACACGGGGAGACCGTTGTTGTTTTCGGGGCGTCAGGTGCGGTCGGGACGGCGCTGCTACAGATCGCGCGCGCTCGCGGCATCCGGGTGATCGGCGTGTGTGGTGAGGGGCGTGGCAACGTCATCACACGGTTTGGCGGGGTTGCCGTTGAGCGCACCTCTTCCGCTGCCGACCTCGCACAACGCATTGCGCTCGCGGCGGGGGATCCGGTAGCCGCGGTATTTGATGCATCTGGGCGAGATGACGATATCGCTACCGCAGTTTTGAGCGCAGGAGATCGCTCCCGCATGGTGACCATCGTTGGATCCGATGCTGCTCGGACCGCAGGCTTTCGAACGATTGCGGGTTCGATGCCGGAGAGTGCCGCTTATCGCGACAGCGTTCGTGCCGACATCATTGCCATGGCAGCCGCGGGCGATGTGATGGTTCCGGTGTCAGAGACGTTCGTACTGCGGGACGCTCGCGAGGCGATAGCCCTCGTCGCTTGCGGTCGTGCTGGCGGAAAGGTCGCCCTGGTACCCGACTCGAACGACGTGTGA
- a CDS encoding acyl-CoA desaturase — MTWIISPTVAEMAPTLGPIRQTYARQGDFPPLTRSYTALAAIIRESGLMRRTPWFYALVGVAIAIGFAGVITAAVFIGDSWWQLVPAFALGILFTQVAFLAHEAAHRQILTRGPANLRLARVLIAIVGMSFSWWDNKHTRHHANPNQAHKDPDVAMDTISFLEEDARTATGLRKLITRKQGWLFFPLLTLEGLNLHMHSVRHLLRRQKTPGRFIELGMLAVRTVLVFGPIFAFLPLGKALAFVAVMLAVFGVYMGGVFAPNHKGMPIIAPDARLDFFSKQVRTSRNIRGGWWATSLMGGLNYQIEHHLFPSMARPYLAQTRLIVQEFCKTEGVPYTETTLRQSYARVIAYLNEVGLAARDPFECPLLASRA; from the coding sequence ATGACGTGGATTATCTCCCCCACCGTTGCCGAAATGGCACCTACCCTCGGCCCTATCCGCCAAACGTATGCTCGCCAGGGCGACTTTCCTCCGCTCACGCGGAGCTACACGGCACTTGCGGCGATTATCCGCGAGTCGGGTCTCATGCGGCGCACGCCCTGGTTCTACGCGCTCGTCGGCGTTGCCATCGCCATCGGCTTTGCTGGAGTCATCACCGCCGCTGTCTTCATCGGCGACAGCTGGTGGCAACTGGTTCCGGCATTTGCCCTTGGCATCTTGTTCACCCAGGTGGCTTTCCTCGCGCACGAGGCGGCCCACCGTCAGATTCTGACGCGCGGACCCGCCAACCTGCGACTCGCGCGTGTGCTGATCGCCATTGTCGGCATGAGCTTTTCGTGGTGGGACAACAAGCACACCCGCCACCACGCGAACCCGAACCAGGCTCACAAAGATCCCGACGTCGCGATGGACACGATCTCCTTCCTCGAAGAAGACGCTCGCACCGCTACCGGCCTTCGCAAACTCATCACGCGTAAGCAGGGCTGGCTGTTCTTCCCGCTGCTCACCCTTGAGGGCCTGAACCTGCACATGCACAGCGTGCGCCACCTCTTGCGGCGACAGAAGACGCCTGGCCGTTTCATCGAGCTCGGCATGCTCGCCGTGCGCACTGTGCTCGTGTTCGGTCCGATCTTCGCGTTCCTTCCGCTGGGCAAGGCACTGGCGTTTGTCGCCGTCATGCTGGCCGTCTTCGGCGTGTACATGGGTGGCGTCTTCGCCCCCAACCACAAGGGCATGCCGATCATCGCTCCCGACGCGCGCCTCGACTTCTTCTCCAAGCAGGTCCGCACGTCACGCAATATTCGTGGCGGCTGGTGGGCAACGTCGCTCATGGGCGGACTGAACTATCAGATCGAGCACCACCTGTTCCCGTCGATGGCGCGCCCCTACCTCGCACAGACGCGCCTCATCGTGCAGGAGTTCTGCAAGACCGAGGGCGTTCCCTACACCGAGACGACGCTGCGGCAGTCCTATGCCCGCGTGATTGCGTATCTGAATGAGGTCGGCCTTGCGGCCCGCGACCCGTTCGAGTGCCCGCTGTTGGCAAGCCGCGCATAG
- a CDS encoding alpha/beta fold hydrolase, with protein MPEKIALREALIAQALAKLPWQVRVAIACVAIAAGGLLIGRPTLSLDVLAIVIGVGAITEGTLALWHTAASVRWRIVTATIWISVGIVVLQAQWLTVLALTVLVGIGLVALGGYRIWVMAHGDRPLDERIAGTTIAVATVLFGVVAFFWRDISLVVLSVVFGAWLVITGVDAGWRALPRQSLPKERRKRTGWRRFGRSIVALATATAAVVAVAATIVQTGPQTVTDTFYAAPRNLPDAPGKLIHYEPLADGIPQGAVGFRFLYSTQASDGTIEVASAIAISPDDDQTHPSVTWAHSTTGITRPCAPSLQPDMFRSGGMFAAQHIIKNGWALVAPDYVGLGTPGEHPYLISEDSGRAVLDATRAAYSLIDLRISRTTVVWGHSQGGHAALAASQIAAEYAPQLDVRGVAAISPVSDLTALVSTMDSVTGGMVFAAFVLHAYDQYYDDVQMSDYLRPGIMSAARDVPSRCLDGPGSWRSALVVATRLIDPSLFRIDPRTGPLGDRLRENIPQPSADIPLLIVAGGDDPLIKMSVQNGYVASLCAAKTPLAYRTIPEADHISMLYGNSEFLPTLLTWTGNRFLRIQAKTTC; from the coding sequence ATGCCAGAGAAGATTGCCCTGCGAGAAGCGCTGATTGCGCAAGCGCTCGCGAAACTGCCCTGGCAGGTGCGCGTGGCGATTGCCTGTGTTGCTATCGCGGCAGGTGGCCTTCTCATTGGGCGCCCCACACTCTCCCTCGATGTCCTCGCCATCGTGATCGGTGTCGGCGCGATCACCGAGGGGACGCTCGCACTGTGGCACACAGCGGCGAGCGTGCGATGGCGCATCGTCACCGCAACGATCTGGATTTCCGTCGGCATTGTTGTGCTCCAAGCACAGTGGCTCACGGTGCTCGCACTGACCGTCCTGGTCGGCATCGGCCTCGTCGCCCTCGGCGGATACCGCATCTGGGTCATGGCGCATGGCGACCGACCGCTCGACGAGAGAATTGCCGGCACCACGATCGCCGTCGCGACAGTCCTCTTCGGCGTGGTGGCATTCTTCTGGCGCGATATTTCACTCGTCGTGCTCTCTGTCGTGTTCGGAGCCTGGCTCGTGATTACCGGCGTCGACGCCGGTTGGCGTGCACTTCCTCGGCAATCGCTTCCCAAAGAGCGACGTAAGCGCACGGGCTGGCGCCGCTTTGGCCGATCGATCGTCGCACTCGCGACCGCCACCGCTGCCGTCGTTGCGGTGGCGGCAACGATCGTGCAGACCGGGCCACAGACCGTCACCGATACGTTCTACGCCGCACCGCGTAACCTTCCGGACGCGCCAGGCAAACTTATTCACTACGAACCGCTCGCCGACGGCATCCCGCAGGGCGCTGTGGGGTTCCGCTTTCTCTACTCAACTCAGGCCAGTGACGGAACCATTGAAGTGGCCAGTGCGATCGCCATCTCCCCTGACGACGATCAGACCCACCCTTCTGTCACCTGGGCGCACTCGACGACCGGAATCACTCGCCCGTGTGCGCCCTCGCTCCAGCCAGACATGTTCCGTTCAGGCGGAATGTTTGCGGCGCAACACATCATTAAGAACGGGTGGGCACTCGTCGCACCCGACTACGTGGGTCTCGGCACACCGGGTGAGCATCCCTATCTCATCAGCGAAGACAGCGGCCGCGCGGTGCTCGACGCGACCCGGGCCGCATACTCACTGATCGACCTGCGCATCTCACGCACCACAGTCGTATGGGGCCACTCGCAGGGTGGACACGCGGCACTGGCTGCGTCGCAAATCGCTGCGGAGTATGCACCACAGCTTGACGTGCGCGGAGTTGCCGCGATCAGCCCGGTGAGCGACCTGACCGCGCTGGTCAGCACCATGGACTCGGTCACAGGCGGGATGGTGTTCGCTGCGTTTGTGCTCCACGCCTACGACCAGTACTACGACGACGTGCAAATGTCTGACTACCTCCGCCCCGGAATTATGAGTGCGGCGCGAGACGTGCCATCGCGGTGCTTGGACGGCCCCGGTAGCTGGCGAAGTGCGCTCGTCGTAGCGACCAGACTTATTGACCCTTCACTGTTTCGCATCGATCCGCGCACGGGGCCACTTGGCGATCGCCTGCGCGAGAACATTCCCCAACCGAGCGCCGACATACCGCTGCTTATCGTCGCGGGGGGCGACGATCCCCTCATCAAGATGAGCGTGCAAAACGGCTATGTTGCCTCGCTCTGCGCCGCAAAAACGCCACTCGCCTACCGCACCATCCCCGAGGCCGATCACATCAGCATGCTCTATGGGAATAGCGAATTCTTGCCTACGCTGCTCACCTGGACTGGCAACCGCTTCCTGCGCATCCAGGCAAAAACCACCTGCTAG
- a CDS encoding acyl-CoA thioesterase produces MTDAANLNFRSRRWVKPEDLNAHGTLFGGSLLRWIDEEAAIYAIIQIGNPRAVTKLISEIEFVSSARQGDLIELGMLATDFGRTSITMRAEVRNMITKERILAIDRIVFVGVDEDGRPLPHGYTNITYDRDRLPKAQSGTVDG; encoded by the coding sequence ATGACCGACGCAGCAAACCTAAACTTCCGATCCCGTCGCTGGGTGAAGCCCGAAGACCTCAATGCGCACGGAACACTCTTCGGTGGGAGTTTGCTGCGGTGGATTGACGAAGAAGCGGCGATTTACGCCATCATCCAGATCGGTAATCCGCGGGCCGTGACCAAGCTCATTTCCGAGATCGAGTTTGTATCGTCAGCGCGGCAGGGTGATCTCATCGAACTGGGCATGCTTGCGACGGATTTTGGCCGCACCTCCATAACGATGCGCGCCGAGGTGCGCAACATGATCACGAAGGAGCGCATCCTCGCGATCGACCGGATCGTCTTTGTAGGCGTTGACGAAGATGGGCGCCCGCTGCCGCACGGCTATACGAACATCACATATGACCGCGACCGCCTGCCAAAGGCGCAGAGCGGAACCGTCGACGGTTAA
- a CDS encoding pyruvate, water dikinase regulatory protein, producing MTAPLPNTPLSTARLAAEARAVYFISDSTGVTAETLGNALLANFPDTRFRRHTVPFVSTVSGAKKLLATLTRSREAGEHPLIFTTVKSADVLAVLHASEFETIDLLGGHLRELELALGTAASVRPGSFHGLGDAERYFARMRAVEYAIEHDDAQSFRALDQADVIIIAPSRCGKTPTTMYLALQYGLLVANYPLTDDDFPTETLPPTVAPYAKKCFGLTTTPLRLSQVRHERRPDSVYASLAQCTLELRRAEDLYRRNRVPFLNSSTKSVEEMSAVIMQSMRLRA from the coding sequence ATGACGGCACCGCTGCCGAACACCCCACTCAGCACAGCACGCCTTGCTGCTGAGGCGCGGGCGGTGTACTTCATCTCGGATAGCACGGGTGTGACGGCCGAGACGCTCGGCAATGCTCTTCTCGCGAACTTTCCGGATACCCGCTTTCGGCGGCACACGGTTCCGTTCGTTTCTACCGTTTCTGGAGCGAAGAAGCTTCTGGCGACGCTGACGCGCAGTCGCGAAGCGGGTGAGCATCCGCTCATCTTCACGACCGTGAAGTCTGCCGACGTGCTGGCGGTATTGCACGCGTCGGAGTTTGAGACGATCGACCTGCTTGGCGGGCACTTGCGCGAGCTGGAGTTGGCTCTGGGTACGGCGGCTTCTGTGCGACCAGGCTCGTTTCACGGGCTGGGCGATGCGGAAAGGTACTTCGCGCGCATGCGTGCGGTGGAGTACGCCATTGAGCACGACGATGCACAGAGCTTCCGTGCACTTGACCAGGCCGACGTCATAATCATTGCGCCATCGCGGTGCGGTAAGACGCCCACCACGATGTACCTCGCTCTGCAATACGGTCTGTTGGTGGCGAACTACCCGCTCACTGATGACGATTTTCCGACGGAGACGCTGCCGCCGACCGTCGCCCCCTACGCGAAGAAGTGCTTCGGCCTCACCACGACCCCGTTGCGCCTCAGCCAGGTTCGCCACGAGCGCCGCCCCGACTCGGTCTACGCCTCGCTCGCGCAGTGCACCCTGGAGTTGCGCCGCGCCGAAGACCTCTACCGCCGCAATCGCGTGCCGTTCTTGAACTCTTCAACGAAGTCGGTTGAAGAGATGTCCGCCGTCATCATGCAATCCATGCGCCTACGGGCCTAG
- a CDS encoding SDR family NAD(P)-dependent oxidoreductase, with amino-acid sequence MNHISSEARELMTASTEPVVVVTGASSGIGAATVQDLAADHLVIAVGRDVARLNRVATASRVGAVVPLAVDLTDADAVALAFADLPRVDALVNNAAVMFRTSAATLTPHQFREMLEVNVVAPANLTRILLPMLTAARGTIVFTGSGASRNPVPHHIAYASSKYALQGFVDSLRMEVAADGVRVATVAPGPTATVGAYRMDGLPDDSEAGDRIDPSTVARSIRHVVDAPADTQLTEVWVRPRIERR; translated from the coding sequence GTGAATCACATCAGCTCTGAAGCCCGCGAACTCATGACCGCATCAACGGAGCCGGTGGTTGTCGTCACCGGGGCCTCAAGTGGAATCGGAGCGGCAACGGTCCAGGATTTGGCCGCCGATCATCTCGTGATTGCGGTGGGGCGTGACGTCGCGCGACTTAACCGCGTCGCGACTGCGTCGCGCGTAGGTGCCGTGGTTCCGCTCGCCGTCGACCTCACGGATGCGGATGCCGTTGCCCTCGCGTTCGCCGACTTGCCCCGAGTGGATGCTCTCGTGAATAATGCGGCGGTGATGTTTCGCACATCTGCAGCGACGCTCACTCCGCATCAGTTTCGCGAAATGCTCGAGGTGAACGTCGTCGCGCCCGCGAACCTCACGCGCATACTGTTGCCAATGCTGACCGCAGCGCGCGGCACAATCGTCTTCACCGGTTCCGGCGCCTCGCGCAACCCGGTTCCGCATCACATCGCCTACGCGTCATCGAAATATGCGCTGCAGGGGTTTGTCGACAGTCTGCGCATGGAGGTTGCCGCGGACGGCGTTCGCGTCGCGACGGTTGCTCCCGGCCCGACCGCGACGGTGGGGGCGTATCGCATGGATGGGCTTCCCGACGATAGCGAAGCAGGCGACCGCATCGACCCGAGCACGGTGGCGCGCTCGATCAGGCACGTCGTTGATGCCCCCGCAGACACGCAGCTCACTGAAGTGTGGGTGCGCCCACGCATCGAGCGCCGCTAG
- the ppsA gene encoding phosphoenolpyruvate synthase encodes MTNVLWFNELGMNDVAQVGGKNASLGEMVSNLSGAGVSVPRGFATTADAYRAFLAHDGLVDRIRAAVEALDVADVAELARVGATVREWIETQELPAELESDIRSAYQQLVETDPQPDAVSWAVRSSATAEDLPDASFAGQQETFLNISGIDNILAAVRSVFASLYNDRAIAYRVHHGFDHHDVALSVGVQRMVRSDIGASGVMFTVDTESGFDDAVFITSSYGLGEAVVQGAVNPDEFYVYKPALRANRPAILKRAVGEKAIKMVYTDAKEAGASTVFTDVDVEDRALFSITDAEIEDLARQALIIQDHYGRPMDIEWGRDGLDGKLYILQARPETVVSRVDGNVTRRFVLEGQSDVLSTGRAIGQKIGAGNVNVLTSIDQMASFQAGDVLVADMTDPDWEPIMKLASAIVTNRGGRTCHAAIIARELGIPAVVGTGDATAQLKVGQPVTVSCAEGDTGFVYDGILAFEEVITRLDEMPEAPTKIMMNVGTPDQAFSFSKIPNRGVGLARLEFIINRQIGIHPRALLELDTLDDELKDEINERIGAYASPREYFVKRVAEGVSMIGAAFAPEKVIVRLSDFKSNEYANLLGGELYEPHEENPMLGYRGASRYISEDFRACFDMECEAIRYVRDEMGLTNVEIMVPFVRTLGEAQAVTELLAANGLRRGENGLRIIMMCELPSNAVLADEFLEYFDGFSIGSNDMTQLTLGLDRDSGLVAATFDERDPAVRKMLTMAIEACRRAGKYVGICGQGPSDHPDLADWLVEQGIESMSLNPDTVVDTWLRLAQLETAAK; translated from the coding sequence ATGACCAACGTCTTGTGGTTCAACGAACTCGGAATGAATGACGTCGCACAGGTGGGAGGCAAGAACGCCTCCCTCGGTGAGATGGTTTCGAACCTTTCCGGTGCTGGCGTGAGCGTTCCCCGCGGCTTCGCGACGACCGCCGACGCGTATCGTGCGTTCCTAGCTCATGACGGACTTGTTGACCGCATTCGTGCCGCCGTTGAGGCGCTCGATGTCGCTGACGTCGCTGAGCTGGCACGCGTGGGAGCCACGGTGCGCGAGTGGATCGAGACGCAGGAGCTTCCTGCCGAGCTCGAATCCGACATCCGGTCCGCCTACCAGCAACTCGTCGAGACTGACCCGCAGCCGGACGCTGTCTCGTGGGCCGTGCGCTCCAGCGCCACCGCTGAAGACCTCCCCGATGCGTCCTTCGCCGGCCAGCAGGAGACATTCCTGAACATCAGTGGCATCGACAACATCCTCGCCGCCGTTCGTAGCGTCTTCGCCTCGCTCTACAACGACCGCGCCATTGCTTACCGCGTGCACCACGGTTTTGACCACCACGATGTTGCACTGTCGGTCGGCGTGCAGCGCATGGTGCGCTCTGACATTGGTGCCTCGGGCGTCATGTTCACCGTCGACACCGAGTCTGGCTTCGACGACGCCGTGTTCATCACCAGCTCTTACGGACTCGGCGAAGCCGTCGTGCAGGGCGCAGTCAACCCGGATGAGTTCTACGTCTACAAGCCGGCCCTGCGTGCCAACCGCCCCGCGATTTTGAAGCGCGCGGTAGGCGAGAAGGCCATCAAGATGGTCTACACCGATGCAAAGGAAGCCGGCGCGAGCACGGTCTTCACCGATGTTGACGTTGAAGATCGCGCGCTGTTCTCGATTACGGACGCTGAGATTGAAGACCTCGCTCGCCAGGCCCTGATCATTCAGGATCACTACGGTCGTCCGATGGACATCGAGTGGGGACGCGACGGCCTTGACGGCAAGCTCTACATTCTGCAGGCGCGCCCTGAGACCGTGGTCTCCCGCGTCGACGGCAACGTCACGCGCCGCTTCGTACTTGAAGGGCAGAGCGACGTGCTCTCCACCGGCCGCGCGATTGGTCAGAAGATCGGTGCAGGCAACGTCAACGTGCTCACCTCGATCGACCAGATGGCATCGTTCCAGGCCGGTGACGTGCTTGTCGCCGACATGACCGACCCCGACTGGGAACCGATCATGAAGCTTGCGTCGGCCATCGTCACCAACCGTGGTGGCCGCACCTGCCACGCAGCGATCATCGCGCGTGAGCTCGGCATTCCCGCCGTTGTGGGTACGGGCGATGCCACCGCACAGCTGAAGGTCGGTCAGCCGGTCACGGTCTCCTGCGCCGAGGGCGACACCGGCTTCGTCTACGACGGCATCCTGGCGTTTGAAGAGGTCATCACGCGTCTAGACGAAATGCCTGAGGCGCCCACGAAGATCATGATGAACGTCGGAACCCCGGATCAGGCGTTCTCGTTCTCTAAGATCCCGAACCGTGGTGTCGGTCTCGCTCGCCTCGAGTTCATCATCAACCGCCAGATTGGCATCCACCCGCGCGCCCTGCTCGAACTGGACACCCTGGATGACGAACTGAAGGATGAAATCAACGAGCGTATCGGCGCGTACGCGTCGCCGCGCGAGTACTTCGTCAAGCGCGTTGCCGAGGGCGTCTCGATGATCGGTGCGGCCTTCGCTCCGGAAAAGGTCATCGTGCGCCTCAGCGACTTCAAGTCGAACGAGTACGCCAACCTTCTCGGTGGCGAGCTGTACGAGCCGCACGAAGAAAACCCGATGCTCGGCTACCGCGGCGCTTCGCGCTACATTTCCGAAGACTTCCGTGCCTGCTTCGACATGGAGTGCGAAGCCATCCGGTACGTGCGCGACGAAATGGGTCTCACCAACGTTGAGATCATGGTTCCGTTCGTACGCACCCTCGGCGAAGCGCAGGCCGTCACCGAACTGCTGGCAGCCAACGGTCTGCGTCGCGGCGAGAACGGCCTCCGCATTATCATGATGTGCGAGCTGCCCTCCAACGCTGTGCTGGCAGATGAGTTCCTCGAGTACTTCGACGGTTTCTCGATCGGCTCGAACGACATGACGCAGCTCACGCTGGGCCTTGACCGCGACTCGGGTCTCGTTGCTGCGACGTTCGATGAGCGTGACCCCGCCGTGCGCAAGATGCTGACGATGGCAATCGAGGCGTGCCGCCGCGCAGGCAAGTACGTTGGCATTTGTGGTCAGGGCCCGAGCGATCACCCCGACCTCGCCGACTGGCTCGTCGAGCAGGGCATCGAGTCGATGTCGCTGAACCCCGACACCGTCGTTGACACGTGGCTGCGCCTTGCGCAGCTCGAAACGGCTGCTAAGTAA
- a CDS encoding universal stress protein has translation MAGKIVVALTDSEAGRRALAWAEQRATQRRQSLHLITVVGGATGAVGEGRLLDAAVSTTDHFLVSEAERLRGAGITVETEVRQGNPVTHIANATEGVALLVIGSDFGDGSGRRRGLHGVRIVAAAQCPTVVVGASVDDNERSGVVVGVDGSPVSEAALKFAAAEADRLGEPLVVISVWTPVQVPHMPLLDNENYLASMQSITEEMQSVALAGLSQDYPDLEIKREVVSGYPSHAISDRAETARLTVVGSHGRGTLARFLLGSVSHEVLVNLTSPTAIVR, from the coding sequence ATGGCTGGCAAGATTGTCGTCGCCCTCACCGATTCTGAGGCTGGTCGCCGCGCGTTAGCGTGGGCAGAGCAGCGCGCCACGCAGCGGCGCCAGTCGCTGCACCTCATCACCGTCGTCGGCGGTGCGACCGGTGCCGTTGGCGAAGGCCGCCTGTTGGATGCCGCGGTATCTACGACGGATCACTTCCTTGTCAGCGAGGCCGAGCGCCTGCGCGGCGCTGGCATCACCGTCGAGACTGAGGTGCGTCAGGGCAACCCGGTGACGCACATTGCCAACGCAACCGAGGGTGTAGCGCTCCTCGTCATCGGCAGTGACTTTGGTGATGGTTCCGGCCGCCGCCGCGGACTCCACGGCGTACGCATCGTTGCGGCCGCGCAGTGCCCCACCGTTGTCGTTGGCGCGTCCGTCGATGACAACGAACGCAGCGGCGTCGTCGTCGGCGTCGACGGCTCTCCGGTGTCGGAGGCCGCCCTGAAGTTTGCCGCAGCGGAAGCCGACCGTCTGGGCGAACCGCTTGTCGTGATCAGCGTGTGGACTCCCGTACAAGTTCCGCACATGCCGTTGCTTGACAACGAAAACTACCTCGCCAGCATGCAGTCGATCACCGAAGAAATGCAGTCGGTGGCTCTGGCTGGGCTGTCGCAGGACTATCCAGACCTTGAGATTAAGCGCGAGGTCGTAAGCGGATACCCGTCGCACGCAATTTCAGACCGCGCAGAAACAGCACGCCTCACGGTTGTGGGTTCCCACGGCCGCGGCACGCTGGCACGATTCCTGCTTGGTTCGGTGAGCCACGAGGTTCTGGTTAACCTGACCTCGCCCACTGCGATCGTGCGATAA
- a CDS encoding AMP-binding protein: MHVNENRDWNRFYAEGSPIDIDLPTGSLSDLLEERVAQYSGNDAIAFFGKTVSYRELGDRVARVAEGLRTLGVQRGDRVALVMPNAPQHVIAFYAVLRLGAIVVEHNPLYTRDELEVQFRDHGAQIVIAWNKVAPLIQSLPAEIGIGTVVAVDITAAMPLTMRLALSLPIAKAKESRAKLTASAPGTVSFAALERSRRLDASHPRPSVTDVACLQYTSGTTGSPKGAIITHGNLWANARQGKAWMPNFVPGKGSIYGLLPMFHSFGVLLSVIYSVETGSRAVLFPMFDPELVSKAAKKFPPTFIPAVPPMFDRLARVARDGNLDLSEVVYSISGAMTLTPAIVKRWEDVAGSMLNEGYGLTETSPVALANPFNADSRKIGTIGIPFPSTDIKVVDPNEPTVEVVLGEVGELLISGPQVFQGYWNRPEDTAATLLEGGWLRTGDLVMQDADGFVTVVDRKKEIIITGGFNVSPSDVEKVLNTVPGVAESAVIGIPRGGGAEVVTAVIILEEGATFNEEAARETARESLAEYKRPTSYVVWEELPKSLIGKVLRRIVRETLIADRKATRAIVPDAE, encoded by the coding sequence ATGCATGTGAATGAAAACCGCGATTGGAACCGGTTCTACGCCGAAGGTTCGCCCATCGACATTGACCTGCCGACCGGCTCGCTGAGCGACCTGCTGGAAGAACGCGTCGCCCAATACTCGGGTAACGACGCCATCGCATTCTTCGGCAAGACAGTGTCTTACCGCGAGCTCGGTGACCGCGTGGCGCGCGTCGCCGAGGGCCTGCGCACGCTCGGCGTCCAACGAGGCGACCGCGTCGCACTCGTGATGCCCAACGCCCCGCAGCACGTCATCGCGTTCTACGCCGTCCTGCGTCTTGGCGCGATCGTGGTGGAACACAACCCGCTGTACACGCGCGACGAACTTGAGGTGCAGTTTCGCGACCATGGCGCTCAAATCGTCATCGCTTGGAACAAGGTCGCGCCCCTCATTCAGTCGCTGCCCGCAGAGATCGGTATCGGAACCGTTGTGGCCGTCGATATCACCGCTGCGATGCCGCTGACCATGCGCCTCGCACTCTCCCTGCCGATCGCGAAGGCAAAAGAATCACGCGCTAAGCTCACCGCCTCCGCGCCAGGAACGGTGAGCTTCGCCGCCCTCGAGCGTTCGCGTCGCCTAGACGCATCGCACCCCCGTCCGTCCGTCACAGACGTTGCGTGCCTTCAGTACACGTCTGGAACCACGGGCAGCCCCAAGGGCGCGATCATCACACACGGCAACCTCTGGGCAAACGCTCGCCAGGGCAAGGCCTGGATGCCGAACTTCGTGCCGGGCAAGGGCTCCATCTATGGGCTCCTCCCGATGTTCCACTCGTTCGGAGTGCTGTTGTCGGTCATCTACTCCGTCGAGACCGGTTCGCGCGCCGTACTGTTCCCGATGTTTGACCCGGAGCTGGTATCAAAGGCTGCCAAGAAGTTCCCGCCCACGTTTATCCCCGCCGTTCCGCCGATGTTTGACCGGTTGGCGCGGGTGGCCCGCGACGGCAATCTGGATCTCTCCGAGGTCGTGTACTCGATTTCCGGAGCCATGACTCTGACGCCAGCCATCGTGAAGCGCTGGGAAGATGTCGCCGGCTCAATGCTCAATGAGGGCTACGGCCTGACGGAAACAAGCCCGGTTGCGCTTGCGAACCCGTTCAATGCTGACTCCCGCAAGATCGGCACGATCGGCATTCCGTTTCCGTCAACCGACATCAAGGTCGTTGACCCGAACGAGCCCACAGTCGAGGTGGTACTTGGCGAGGTGGGTGAGCTTCTCATCTCCGGTCCGCAGGTATTCCAGGGTTATTGGAATCGCCCGGAAGACACGGCGGCGACGCTCCTGGAGGGCGGCTGGCTGCGTACAGGTGACCTGGTGATGCAGGACGCTGATGGCTTCGTCACCGTGGTTGACCGGAAGAAGGAAATCATTATCACCGGTGGCTTCAACGTGTCGCCGAGCGACGTGGAGAAGGTGCTGAACACTGTGCCCGGCGTTGCCGAGTCTGCGGTCATCGGCATTCCGCGCGGTGGCGGCGCTGAGGTGGTCACCGCGGTCATCATCCTGGAAGAGGGTGCCACGTTCAATGAGGAAGCCGCACGCGAAACCGCGCGCGAGAGCCTCGCCGAGTACAAGCGCCCAACCAGCTACGTCGTGTGGGAAGAGTTGCCGAAGTCTCTGATCGGTAAGGTGCTGCGCCGTATCGTGCGGGAAACGCTCATCGCCGATCGCAAGGCGACGCGGGCCATCGTGCCTGACGCCGAGTAG